The Mercurialis annua linkage group LG2, ddMerAnnu1.2, whole genome shotgun sequence genome contains a region encoding:
- the LOC126667513 gene encoding LOW QUALITY PROTEIN: cytochrome c oxidase subunit 2 (The sequence of the model RefSeq protein was modified relative to this genomic sequence to represent the inferred CDS: inserted 1 base in 1 codon) has protein sequence MIVLEWLFLTIAPCDAAEPWQLGSQDAATPMMQGIMDLHHDIFFFLILILVFVLRILVRALWHFHYQKNPIPQRIVHGTTIEILRTIFPSIIPMFIAVPSFALLYSMDEVIVDPAITIKAIGHQXYRTYEYSDYNSSDEQSLTSDSYTIPEDDLEFGQSRLLEVDNRVVVPAKTHLRIIVTSADVPHSWVVPSSGVKCDAVPGRLNQISISVQREGVYYGQCSEICGTNHAFTRAPGNIGRLLSPLWLSRTTPGASHLRSKLLQRAAGAVGSQGARR, from the exons ATGATTGTTCTAGAATGGTTATTCCTCACAATTGCTCCTTGTGATGCAGCGGAACCATGGCAATTAGGATCTCAAGACGCAGCAACCCCTATGATGCAAGGAATAATGGACTTACATCACGATATATTTTTCTTCCTCATTCTGATTTTGGTTTTTGTATTACGGATCTTGGTTCGCGCTTTATGGCATTTCCACtatcaaaaaaatccaatccCGCAAAGGATTGTTCATGGAACTACTATCGAGATTCTTCGGACCATATTTCCTAGTATCATCCCTATGTTCATTGCTGTACCATCATTTGCTCTGTTATACTCAATGGACGAGGTAATAGTAGATCCCGCCATTACTATCAAAGCTATTGGACATC TGTATCGGACTTATGAGTATTCCGACTATAACAGTTCCGATGAACAGTCACTCACTTCTGACAGTTATACGATTCCAGAAGATGATCTAGAATTTGGTCAATCACGTTTATTAGAAGTGGACAATAGAGTTGTTGTACCAGCCAAAACTCATCTGCGTATTATTGTAACATCTGCTGATGTACCTCATAGTTGGGTTGTACCTTCCTCAGGTGTCAAATGTGATGCTGTACCTGGTCGTTTAAATCAGATCTCTATTTCGGTACAACGAGAAGGAGTTTACTATGGTCAGTGCAGTGAGATTTGTGGAACTAATCATGCCTTTACGCGTGCGCCCGGAAACATAGGCCGACTGCTGAGCCCACTCTGGCTCAGCCGCACCACCCCGGGTGCGAGCCACCTGAGAAGCAAGCTATTACAGCGAGCGGCTGGAGCTGTAGGGAGCCAAGGAGCAAGGCGGTAG